In one Watersipora subatra chromosome 6, tzWatSuba1.1, whole genome shotgun sequence genomic region, the following are encoded:
- the LOC137398678 gene encoding uncharacterized protein isoform X1 codes for MDSTDDVESPTDTVINGIPDPMIVKWESLNSNEFPISTSSSNPLGSIAMEQEMDNFQKTDEHEPIINLTQEYGSTLPWTLRNRRWISEETEELIQQAQGQHPNSVCRVCKAVLSTFIRLKVHAQQHYVNFFCPCGMHSYTRDIVSKHQKYSNCYYGKLYAVDKENYPAFYEAIKMYIESETDKAKLSAGFPPCRPSRRNLAKGIQKYALRPLSVKLEPIPISADTLDTRKNESSNSLVEASSELGQNDGNGLSCLNPNLTDESHGSSQETAEKCPSVNEPELGGSGVSDSLTSSAIQLASDKASCHSPRHFSESSIRENSIDSAEPTTTKLRKVEDGMSSTGNTTKEGETDILQGADMHATKPTIDLTLQNASILPPDLDKLMWITQETEQLIQQTCGQSPNSVCLLCKAVLANFARLKVHAQQHYVNFFCLCGVHSYVRDNVCKHQRRANCFFGRIYVVDKENYPAFYETVKIYIQNETINIKLSTGFPSCRQTQLNPIQAKQVFRMRPSSLRSMGPVRVALKLKNRAGYRLTGLRRHHEDKTRERHQGNSEEMALRMPSLASGDALVPPERTSTGHFLLDRCSDNSVDFIEPMAKLKQIEDKMIGIGKGLRKFRSLVEQMEDEFQDVQTELRHYREGLSNNK; via the exons ATGGATTCTACAGATGATGTTGAATCTCCTACAGATACCGTGATCAATGGGATACCAGATCCAATGATTGTTAAGTGGGAGTCGTTAAACTCAAATG AATTCCCCATCAGTACAAGCTCTAGTAATCCACTGGGGAGCATTGCGATGGAACAGGAAATGGACAATTTTCAGAAAACCGATGAGCATGAACCAATAATAAATTTAACACAAGAATATGGTTCTACTCTGCCATGGACCCTTCGCAATCGTAGATGGATCTCCGAAGAGACAGAGGAGTTGATTCAACAGGCACAAGGTCAACACCCAAACTCTGTTTGTCGTGTATGCAAGGCTGTACTCTCCACTTTTATTCGCCTCAAGGTGCATGCTCAACAACACTATGTAAACTTTTTCTGTCCGTGTGGAATGCATAGCTATACAAGAGACATTGTTAGCAAGCACCAAAAATATTCAAACTGCTATTATGGAAAGTTATATGCGGTGGATAAGGAGAACTATCCAGCGTTCTATGAAGCGATAAAGATGTATATTGAAAGTGAGACAGATAAAGCTAAACTAAGTGCGGGATTTCCACCCTGCAGACCGTCCCGACGGAATCTTGCAAAAGGAATACAGAAGTATGCGTTAAGACCATTATCAGTAAAACTGGAACCCATCCCCATTTCGGCCGACACTCTAGACACAAGAAAAAATGAGTCTTCAAATAGTCTAGTTGAAGCATCCAGTGAACTTGGCCAGAACGATGGCAATGGGCTGTCATGTCTTAATCCTAATCTCACAGATGAGTCTCATGGGAGTTCTCAGGAAACCGCAGAGAAATGTCCTTCCGTAAATGAACCCGAGCTCGGCGGTTCAGGTGTCTCAGATTCACTAACTTCTTCTGCAATACAACTAGCCTCTGATAAGGCGAGTTGTCACAGTCCTAGGCACTTCTCAGAAAGTTCTATCAGGGAAAACAGTATTGACTCTGCAGAGCCTACTACCACCAAACTGAGGAAAGTTGAGGATGGGATGAGCTCTACAG GTAATACAACCAAGGAGGGGGAAACAGACATTTTGCAAGGAGCTGATATGCATGCAACAAAACCAACAATCGATTTAACACTGCAGAACGCATCTATTCTGCCTCCGGACCTTGACAAACTTATGTGGATCACTCAGGAGACAGAGCAGCTGATCCAACAAACTTGTGGCCAGTCTCCAAACTCTGTTTGTCTTTTATGCAAGGCTGTACTTGCTAATTTTGCTCGCCTCAAAGTGCATGCTCAACAGCATTATGTAAACTTTTTCTGTCTATGTGGAGTGCATAGCTATGTGAGGGACAACGTTTGTAAGCATCAAAGGAGGGCAAACTGTTTTTTTGGAAGGATATATGTAGTAGACAAGGAGAACTATCCGGCGTTTTATGAGACGGTAAAGATATATATTCAAAATGAGACAATTAACATTAAACTGAGCACAGGTTTTCCTTCCTGTAGACAAACTCAACTAAATCCTATTCAAGCAAAACAGGTGTTTAGGATGAGACCTTCATCTTTGAGGTCTATGGGACCAGTTAGAGTGGCACTCAAACTTAAAAACAGGGCTGGATATCGATTGACTGGTCTTAGACGTCATCATGAAGATAAGACTCGAGAGAGACATCAGGGAAATTCGGAAGAAATGGCTTTGCGAATGCCAAGTCTCGCCAGCGGAGACGCTCTAGTTCCACCAGAACGAACCTCTACGGGACATTTCCTGTTAGACCGATGTAGTGATAACTCTGTTGACTTTATAGAGCCTATGGCGAAATTGAAGCAGATCGAAGATAAGATGATCGGTATAGGCAAAGGCCTAAGGAAATTCCGTTCATTGGTAGAACAGATGGAGGACGAATTTCAGGATGTGCAGACCGAACTTAGGCATTACCGGGAGGGACTCTCAAACAATAAATAG
- the LOC137398284 gene encoding uncharacterized protein, with translation MFYQFKVTPEDQNHLRFIWYDEGGSLVTYKITVHLFSARSSSACATYGLRFLAEQYNALAPRHSSSHHFIHRNFYVDDGLTSEPSEAKFISLIKQTRLLCETGKLRLHKIASNSRAVMSQLPKNECASTLASLDLTSHPPPQERYLGVLWDTEKDQFTFHHDSLIKPVYSGPCLAL, from the coding sequence ATGTTCTACCAATTCAAGGTGACACCAGAGGACCAGAATCACCTCCGATTCATATGGTATGATGAAGGTGGGAGTCTGGTAACTTACAAGATAACTGTTCATCTGTTCAGTGCTAGGTCTTCATCGGCATGTGCCACATATGGTCTCAGATTCCTAGCTGAGCAATACAATGCATTGGCACCCCGTCATTCATCATCTCATCACTTCATTCATCGAAACTTCTATGTTGATGATGGTCTCACAAGTGAACCCAGTGAGGCAAAATTCATCTCTCTCATCAAACAAACCAGGTTACTCTGTGAAACTGGAAAGCTGAGACTACACAAAATAGCCTCTAACAGTAGAGCAGTTATGTCACAACTACCAAAAAATGAGTGTGCTAGCACATTAGCTAGCCTAGATCTCACCTCCCACCCACCACCACAAGAACGATATCTTGGTGTACTATGGGACACCGAGAAAGATCAGTTCACATTCCATCATGATTCTCTAATCAAACCAGTCTACAGTGGCCCGTGTTTGGCC
- the LOC137398678 gene encoding uncharacterized protein isoform X2, with translation MEQEMDNFQKTDEHEPIINLTQEYGSTLPWTLRNRRWISEETEELIQQAQGQHPNSVCRVCKAVLSTFIRLKVHAQQHYVNFFCPCGMHSYTRDIVSKHQKYSNCYYGKLYAVDKENYPAFYEAIKMYIESETDKAKLSAGFPPCRPSRRNLAKGIQKYALRPLSVKLEPIPISADTLDTRKNESSNSLVEASSELGQNDGNGLSCLNPNLTDESHGSSQETAEKCPSVNEPELGGSGVSDSLTSSAIQLASDKASCHSPRHFSESSIRENSIDSAEPTTTKLRKVEDGMSSTGNTTKEGETDILQGADMHATKPTIDLTLQNASILPPDLDKLMWITQETEQLIQQTCGQSPNSVCLLCKAVLANFARLKVHAQQHYVNFFCLCGVHSYVRDNVCKHQRRANCFFGRIYVVDKENYPAFYETVKIYIQNETINIKLSTGFPSCRQTQLNPIQAKQVFRMRPSSLRSMGPVRVALKLKNRAGYRLTGLRRHHEDKTRERHQGNSEEMALRMPSLASGDALVPPERTSTGHFLLDRCSDNSVDFIEPMAKLKQIEDKMIGIGKGLRKFRSLVEQMEDEFQDVQTELRHYREGLSNNK, from the exons ATGGAACAGGAAATGGACAATTTTCAGAAAACCGATGAGCATGAACCAATAATAAATTTAACACAAGAATATGGTTCTACTCTGCCATGGACCCTTCGCAATCGTAGATGGATCTCCGAAGAGACAGAGGAGTTGATTCAACAGGCACAAGGTCAACACCCAAACTCTGTTTGTCGTGTATGCAAGGCTGTACTCTCCACTTTTATTCGCCTCAAGGTGCATGCTCAACAACACTATGTAAACTTTTTCTGTCCGTGTGGAATGCATAGCTATACAAGAGACATTGTTAGCAAGCACCAAAAATATTCAAACTGCTATTATGGAAAGTTATATGCGGTGGATAAGGAGAACTATCCAGCGTTCTATGAAGCGATAAAGATGTATATTGAAAGTGAGACAGATAAAGCTAAACTAAGTGCGGGATTTCCACCCTGCAGACCGTCCCGACGGAATCTTGCAAAAGGAATACAGAAGTATGCGTTAAGACCATTATCAGTAAAACTGGAACCCATCCCCATTTCGGCCGACACTCTAGACACAAGAAAAAATGAGTCTTCAAATAGTCTAGTTGAAGCATCCAGTGAACTTGGCCAGAACGATGGCAATGGGCTGTCATGTCTTAATCCTAATCTCACAGATGAGTCTCATGGGAGTTCTCAGGAAACCGCAGAGAAATGTCCTTCCGTAAATGAACCCGAGCTCGGCGGTTCAGGTGTCTCAGATTCACTAACTTCTTCTGCAATACAACTAGCCTCTGATAAGGCGAGTTGTCACAGTCCTAGGCACTTCTCAGAAAGTTCTATCAGGGAAAACAGTATTGACTCTGCAGAGCCTACTACCACCAAACTGAGGAAAGTTGAGGATGGGATGAGCTCTACAG GTAATACAACCAAGGAGGGGGAAACAGACATTTTGCAAGGAGCTGATATGCATGCAACAAAACCAACAATCGATTTAACACTGCAGAACGCATCTATTCTGCCTCCGGACCTTGACAAACTTATGTGGATCACTCAGGAGACAGAGCAGCTGATCCAACAAACTTGTGGCCAGTCTCCAAACTCTGTTTGTCTTTTATGCAAGGCTGTACTTGCTAATTTTGCTCGCCTCAAAGTGCATGCTCAACAGCATTATGTAAACTTTTTCTGTCTATGTGGAGTGCATAGCTATGTGAGGGACAACGTTTGTAAGCATCAAAGGAGGGCAAACTGTTTTTTTGGAAGGATATATGTAGTAGACAAGGAGAACTATCCGGCGTTTTATGAGACGGTAAAGATATATATTCAAAATGAGACAATTAACATTAAACTGAGCACAGGTTTTCCTTCCTGTAGACAAACTCAACTAAATCCTATTCAAGCAAAACAGGTGTTTAGGATGAGACCTTCATCTTTGAGGTCTATGGGACCAGTTAGAGTGGCACTCAAACTTAAAAACAGGGCTGGATATCGATTGACTGGTCTTAGACGTCATCATGAAGATAAGACTCGAGAGAGACATCAGGGAAATTCGGAAGAAATGGCTTTGCGAATGCCAAGTCTCGCCAGCGGAGACGCTCTAGTTCCACCAGAACGAACCTCTACGGGACATTTCCTGTTAGACCGATGTAGTGATAACTCTGTTGACTTTATAGAGCCTATGGCGAAATTGAAGCAGATCGAAGATAAGATGATCGGTATAGGCAAAGGCCTAAGGAAATTCCGTTCATTGGTAGAACAGATGGAGGACGAATTTCAGGATGTGCAGACCGAACTTAGGCATTACCGGGAGGGACTCTCAAACAATAAATAG
- the LOC137398285 gene encoding uncharacterized protein, with protein MSASGETKPEKFVKPLDFSSGNLATAWKVFKEQFNIYVIVKKLRELTVDEQIGHMLMAMGSDSVPVYNQFTFVPSDENKKKTLANCIKFFDAYFEPVKNVIFERSVFNKMTQQPGQSLHQFIVKLQVQSENCDYGDMRDDLVRDRIVVGVRDIELRKYLIDVPDLTLRLCIQKAKQYVSNQEHVAAMAATSGALGPGKEEYAGNVDSVQRYKPKSSKQMTDTEENRSSNAKDQPC; from the coding sequence ATGTCTGCTAGTGGTGAAACCAAGCCTGAAAAGTTCGTAAAGCCCTTGGATTTTTCCTCGGGCAACCTGGCTACCGCCTGGAAAGTTTTTAAAGagcagtttaatatatatgtgaTTGTGAAGAAACTACGAGAACTCACTGTAGACGAACAGATCGGTCACATGCTTATGGCCATGGGTAGTGACTCGGTACCAGTTTACAATCAGTTCACCTTCGTGCCATCTGacgaaaacaaaaagaaaacactGGCCAACtgcatcaaattttttgatgcGTATTTTGAGCctgttaaaaatgttatttttgagCGCTCAGTGTTTAATAAGATGACTCAGCAACCTGGCCAATCTCTTCACCAGTTTATAGTTAAACTCCAAGTTCAGAGTGAGAATTGTGACTACGGCGATATGCGAGATGACTTGGTAAGGGATAGAATAGTGGTGGGGGTGCGTGACATCGAGCTTCGCAAGTACCTGATTGATGTGCCTGATCTCACACTCAGGCTATGCATTCAAAAGGCGAAGCAATATGTATCAAATCAGGAGCATGTAGCTGCGATGGCAGCTACGTCTGGGGCTCTGGGTCCCGGTAAAGAAGAGTATGCTGGGAATGTAGACTCGGTACAGCGATATAAACCTAAATCGTCTAAACAAATGACTGACACTGAGGAAAACAGGAGCAGTAACGCAAAGGACCAGCCATGCTAA